The region TGTAAGTTCCTGAAGCTCCTCCCCAGGCTGTGTATGTCAGAAAATCTTCAAGTCCCAGAGTTGTTCCGATTGATCCGTCACTCTGTATATACCGGATATAGGTCCATGATGTGTCCGATGCTTCCGTTATAGCGACAGCATATGTTGTATCCGATGGATTGCCCGCCGTGCTTATTATCATGCGGAGACGATCGTAGAGTGAGCCGGGATTATTAAATGTAGGAGCAGGAGGCAACGCAGGCATAATCGTGTTGGGTAATCCGGGAAGAACTTGGAAATTCGTTGAAGAAGGATCTCCTTGGGAAACTTCACCTAATATACCGAACAGTGAAAAGTTGGTTGAATCTGATTGCTCTGTCCCACCTGAACCGAATGAATAATCACGTAACTGAAAATTGGTACTTGAGGGAGATGCAGCGTATGTTGCTGCCGTGACCAACAAAAAGCAAACAACTATAAAAAGAAGTGCAATTCTTTTTCCCATATCTTCATTATAACGAAAAGAAATGAAAGTTCGAAAATTCTCATAATTTTCGATGGTTCTGTTTTGTTCAAATAATATAAACAAAATACGAACGTTTAAATTGACAGCAATGAATCTTGTAGTGTTTTCTTACATTTCTATATATTTCAAAAAATATGTTGCCCGATCAACATATTTGTTTGTTTATTGAGGTAATAATTTCGAAATAGGATCAGAACTACCTTCTTATTGTATATATAAGACTTGAAACACACCTGTTTTTGTATCTATACTGAACTAACGCACTCTGTTCGTATGTTAAACAAAATTGAACAAATAATAAAGAATTGCATATCTGGAAAGGTAATATCCAGATTGTTGACAGTCATAATACTGGCAGTCTTTTTTATTGGTTTTATCTTCTTATCAATCCAAACCGTAAGTGCTGCACCGGGTATCCGACAGACAATCAACTTTCAAGGAAAACTTGTGGACGATGAAGGATTAAATGTTGCGGACAGTACATACAGCATTATATTTACGCTGTATGACGCGTCATCAGGCGGCTCGCAGCTGTGGCAGGAGACCCGATCAGTTGCTACCAGTGATGGTATTTTCCGTGAAGAACTTGGCACCAGTACAAGTTTGTCTTCTGTTGATTTTAATAGCGATAGCATCTATTTAGGAATTAAGGTTGGGGCTGACGCAGAAATGACTCCTCGTGTCAGGTTTACCGCAACACCTTATGCATTCCAGGCACAAAATGTCCCGTGGAGCGGCCTGCAAGATGCAGCTGCAAATCTCGCAGTATCTATGGGGTCATATACTTCTGCGTTTACCTACGGGAACAGTACTGGAGCAAATGATCTCTTCAAGCTCGCCGATACGTCAAGCAATTCCGGGACAGGCAAACTTCTGTCAATTCAAACAGCATCGGGATCATCCGTAAAGCCTTTCCATGTATCTTCTGCCGGAGTAGAAGCAATTTTGGTTGATGCAAGCGGAAATATCGGAATCGGGACAACCAATCCCTCCCGCAAACTTGATATAAACGGAACTGTGCGTATGCGTGGACAGCTGTATGATTACAACGATTCTGTCGGTACCCCGGGACAAGTACTTTCGACCACAGCAACTGGCGTAGAGTGGATCGATGCATCCGGTGTCGGAACTGATGATCAGACACTTGCAGAAGTGTATGCAGAGGCAGGAAACAGTGTGCAGTTGACAGCAGGGTCAGGAGATATCCGCTTCTACAGAGGAACCAATACTGAGATGCTCTTTTTGGATGAAAGCAGTGGGAATGTGGGAGTGGGGACTACGAATCCGAGTATTGGAAAACTTCAAGTTTCTGGAAATATTTATTCTGCTGGTACTATGCAAGTTGTCAATTCATCAAATAATGGGCTGACGAATCGAGGTTTTGTATTATCACCAGCAGACTATAACGGTGAGAGTACATTTACAGCATGGGGGAATTCAGGAGGAACTACTGTCTTTGGCGCTCGAAATACCGGGAGCGGTAACATTACCGCTCAGTTATCTTTTGAACCGGGAGCGGGAATTGTTCGAATTTCGACGGGTACAACGTCACCTTCAGAACGAATGAGAATTAATGCATCAGGAGACGTGGGAATCGGTACGACAAATCCGGGGTACAAACTGGATGTGAATGGAGATATCCGGATTGCAAACGGGAGTGAGTTGTATAGTTATGGATCTGCCACTCTGGGAGACAGGTCATATACAACACCCAGTTATGTGACATCAGGTCAGACTTTCACTGCCTCGATACAGGCGCTTGATGATGCAGTGGAAGGGGTCATTTCCGGCTCAGGTGGGGTATGGTCGAGAGATTCAGGGAACGGATATCTCTATCCTCAGACGCTGACAGACAGCGTGGGAATCGGGACATCGACACCTTCAGAAAAATTACATGTGGTAGGGAATATCTTGGCGACAGGAAATATTGTCGGCTCTACACTGTCAGATGGTACGCTCAGTATTACGGCAGGGAACATTACCGGAGCGGGAAATATTACGGCCGGAGGCATCATTACCGGTACGGGATCAGGGTTGACAGGACTCAATGCAAGCAACCTTGCATCAGGCACTGTACCGTCTGCACGTATTTCTGGCAATTACCTCGGTATCACAGGAGTCGGGACAATCACAAGCGGTACCTGGCAGGGAAGTGTTATTTCTTCTACATATTTGGACACTGCAGTAATCCTTGCCACTGAGATTGATACATCAGCAGAGCTTGCAGGGATCATCGGAGACGAGACAGGTTCAGGAGCACTGGTATTTGCAAACTCACCGACGTTTGCAGGGAATGTGCTTTTTCCGGGATCCGGAATCTGGGAGTCAACAGGAGATGTGGGAATCGGTACTACCAATCCAGGATACAAGCTTGATGTAAATGGGGATGTACGTATAGCAAGCGGCAGTGAGCTCTACAGTTACGGTTCGGCCACACTGGGGAATCGATCATATACTACACCGACATATGTGGCAAGCGGACAGACATTCACGGCATCAATCCAGGCACTTGATGATGCGGTGGAGGGAGTTATCTCAGGTTCAGGAGGAGTCTGGTCACGGAATGCGGGGAGCGGATACCTTTTCCCTCAGACATTGACTGACAGTGTAGGTATAGGCACGTCAGTTCCTTCGGAGAAATTGCATGTCATCGGTAATGCAATCATTTCGGGGAATATCACGTCGGGCGGTATCATTACCGGTACGGGATCAGGGCTCACGGGATTGAATGCCTCAAATCTTGCATCAGGTACGGTACCTTCTGCACGAATCAGTGGCAATTATTCAGGAATCACGGGAGTAGGGACCATTACGAGCGGGACATGGCAGGGAAGTGTGATCAGTTCGACTTATCTTGATCCGGCAGTTATTTTATCTACAGAAATTGACACATCTGCAGAACTTGCCGGAATCATCGGAGATGAGACAGGATCAGGAGCATTGGTATTTGCAAATTCACCGGCACTTGTGACACCGAACATCGGAGCAGCAACAGGAACATCCTTAAATGTCACAGGAGCAATTACGGCAGGAGGAATTATCACCGGTACAGGATCAGGTTTATCTCATCTCAATGCTTCAACTCCCGATAGAGACAGTCGTCCGAAATAACTCAAACTCATAAAGATCGTTATAAGAATGAGGACCGCACCGGTGGCAAACCTAATGAGAGATGCGGTCGTAAAAAAATTTGCGGTATTGGATGACCCACCTGATTGAGTGCCTGCAGCGGAAGGATTATTGTCGTTTGTAGGCCGGACGACCACGCGAATTTTACTGATGACCTGTTCATTATCAGCAGCTTCCTGCACATCCACGTCCTCTGCAGCAGTACCGAGGACCGGGCCTGCACCCGTTGCCTTCATGCCGACTCCTTCCCAGGGAGACGATGTTATGTAGTCTCCTTTTTTGATGGGACCGTTTGCCAATGATACCCAGACAGATGCTTCACCGCTTGTTGCAAGGGGATAGGTTCCTTCAGCATCTCCTGTATTCAACTCAATTGCAGGATTTTCCGTCACCACACCAATAATGTTCTTCTGATATGCTTCGGTTGTCACCACGTACCCTTCATCGGTTGTGGCAATAATATATCCGTCTAGTACTGAATCTCCGTCGATAGGTACTCGTGTGCTGAATCCGAAAGAAGTATTCTGCGCATTTACAATTATTACGTCAGGAAAAAATACATGGAAAAGAGCTAAAAGAATACCTATCAAAAATATGTACGGACGTATTATTTTAAAAATTAGCCCATTTTGATACATAAATTTCATTCTAGTATAAATCCGAAAAGAAGTATAGGTCTTGTATGAGTTCCATACATATGGCACTCTTTAGGTAAAATAGATAATAGGTAATCCATAGGTGAAATATTGTTCAGGCTTTTGTGAACTCGCTTTGTATTGTACCAGACGAGGTATTCAATAAGGTGACGATTGAATGATCCGATACCGGTCCACTTGGTATAGATGTAGGGGTTCATAAATTCTTCCTGGAGTGTTCTGTTTGCTCGCTCAATAAAGGCATTGATCTTGGGACATCTGGGGTAGATAAAGAGGTGTGGGATATTGTTTTCTTCCAGATAGTCATGGAAGTTTCCCAGATACTCGAGGCCGTTATCTGTTTGTATGGTTTTTATACCATCTTGTATTGGGTATACTAGTTCCAGTCTTCTCATAAAATCAGCACCGTTTCGGCTGTTGAGTTTTGAGTATCCGTAGGAGAACTGGAATTTGAGTTTGATGTCCACTGCATTGAAGACATACAGCTTGATTCCGTGTACAAACTTCGTGATGGTATCAATCTCAATGTATCCGGTATCTTCCACCTTGGGAGACCGCTTGACCTTCTGTCGGTACTTTACTTTCCGTTTTGCAAAGCCACTTGCTGGATTGTGATAGATCCGGTAGGTCTTGCGCTGCAGGTTGTGTCTTTTGATCACTTTTCCAATGGTTGACTCAGATATAGTTGAAATTCCTTCCTGTAGGCAATACTCATCAAGTAAGGGCTTGATCTTCTCCTTTCCCAAACAAAAGTATTGTTCTCGAATCTCTTTGATAAAGGATATGACCTTCGGGTGAGTCTCCATACGTCGGGGTGTCTTTGGCTTGGTTGTCTCTGGTATCAGGCTATCCAACTGCCCTTCTGAATCTCGCCGTCTCTTCCTCCATCGAAACAATGTCCTTCGTGATATCCCATATGCATCAACTGCAGCTTGTATCCCGTACTTCTCTGCAAATGTCAGAACATCGTTTCTGATTTGTGCTACATCTGACTGATTGTAGTCTGATAGAGATCGTATCTTTTTCATAAGATCTCTATTGTACTGCCAGTCATAACTCCTAATTACTCGAAGCTGATCTCCTCCCCATTTACTCATAGATGTTAGTTCCCTATGAGTGCCATATCTTTCGTAACTTATTCAGGTCTTCTTGCAAAATACCACATATAAATTTCTAAATGAGCAATATAAAAAATGTCTTCATAAATTGATAATTGAATATATATGTTCAATAAAATAGTTCAAAATAACTTCCTTCTTAATATATATATTGCAACGTCTACAAAATTATGTAATACTGAATTTGTAGAGGGTATGAAAAAATTCCGGAAATTTATCATCGCAATCATAGTTATTGCAGTGTTTACTGTGTTATCCCTCTTTGCCTTCACGTACTACTCCCGTGCGGAATCGCCGATTATCTTCATCTCACAGCTGCTGCCAATGACCCGGGAGGGGTTGACTGCTACAGAGAGAGTTATCGAGACCAGGAATCTTCCGAATCCAACGTTTTTGTCAGAACCTGATTTATTGACAGATGCCACCCTTGAAATCAATTTACCGGCTTTATTTTCAGCTCCCGTGGTATTTCTGGAAGATATCACGGCACCCAATATCCTCTACAGCCTTGATGCGGGTGACGGAATTGAGCTTTCAGGAGATCCTCAATCTCCGACAATTACCAATACGGGAGTCATTTCACTTGAGGGAGTAAATGGAGCTATTGAGCTTCAGAGTGATAATATCCGAATCAGCACATCCGGGAATACGATCACCCTGAGCGCAGACATACCTGCCCCTGACATTCAAAAACTGACGGAATCCGATATTGAGGCATTTATCTTTGATGCCGATAATACCGGGACGCTTAGTTCGGGAACACTGTCACTGGATGAACTTTCCTACACAGGGACGATTCCTTCTGCAATTGTTGTAGGTGAGTATAGCGATATAACAGGAGTAGGAACTATTACAAGCGGTACCTGGCAGGGGAGCGTCATCAGTTCAACATATCTTGATCCGGCAGTGATACTTTCAACTGAAATTGATACATACACAGAACTAAACACAATTGTAGCGGACGTGACACTTACTCACAATGGACTGATCGATACCTCAGCAGAGATAGCGGGTATTGTCGGAGATGAGACGGGATCAGGAGCATTGGTATTTGCAAATTCTCCGACGTTTGCAGGGAATGTGCTGTTTCCGGGGTCCGGTATATGGGAAAGCACAGGAGATGTCGGTATTGGAACGACCAACCCCAGTGCCAAGCTTGAGGTTGCAGGTCAGGTCAAGATCACGGGAGGATCACCGGGAGCAAATAAGGTACTCACTTCCGATGCAAGCGGTCTTGCTACATGGCAGACATTGGGTGCAGCTAGTATCGGTGATGATTCTCTAGACTTTGATAAATTTTCAGACAATATGACGCTTGATGCAAAGACAATCATCAATCAGGCAGGGTTTGATTTCGGTTTCCAAGGGACAGGAAATGTGGGTATTGGGACAAGTACTCCTTCTGAAAAGCTCCATGTTATCGGCAATGCAATCATTTCAGGGAACATCACGTCGGGTGGGATCATTACGGGGACAGGATCAGGATTGACAGGACTCAATGCAAGTAACCTTGCATCAGGTACAGTCCCTTCCGCACGGATCTCGGGTAATTATTCAGGGATCACAGGAGTCGGAACAATCACTAGCGGAACATGGCAAGGCAGTGTCATTTCCTCAACGTATCTTGATCCGGCAGTGATACTTTCAACTGAAATTGATACATACACAGAACTAAACACAATTGTAGCGGACGTGACACTTACTCACAATGGACTGATCGATACCTCAGCAGAGATAGCGGGTATTGTCGGAGATGAGACGGGATCAGGAGCATTGGTATTTGCAAATTCTCCGACGTTTGCAGGGAATGTGCTGTTTCCGGGGTCCGGTATATGGGAAAGCACAGGAGATGTCGGTATTGGAACGACGAGTCCTGGGTATAAACTTCACCTCTCCGGTACGGCGACTACTACGATGGTAGAAAACACAAGTGCGAGTAGCTATTCTTACTATTCCATGCAAAACGATACAGGATTCAATGCGGGATTGTTATTCGCAGGCTCGACCTATGCAGGTTACGGAGGTGCGAACTCGTTGAGCATATTGAATGGGCACAGCGACGGTAACATTTCAATCTTTGCCGGAGGAACCACAGCGGCTAATGAACGCGTCAGAATAACTTCCTCTGGCAATCTTGGGATCGGCACAAGCTCTCCAAGCCGTAGACTCCATGTTGATGCAGCTGCCGATGGATGGTCAGCACGGATTCAAAACGATAACGGATATATTGATTTTGGACCAAATAATACAGAAGGTGCTCATATCTATACTGATCGTCCTCAATTTTACTTTAATCAAAAATTGAATATCATCACAAATGATATAACTTCTTACAATGGTGACTTTACATTGCAGCGAGCAGGTACAACAAGGCTTACATTGGGGTCGTCAACATCTACATTTGCAACACCTCTTAATGTCAATACAGGAACATACACAATATCCTTGGAGGGTAGAAACACATGGGATACCGGCGGCGCGACTCAGTACCCTGTCATCCGGAGTAGCAGCTCGAATGAGCGGGTCATGTTCCACAATATTCATGTTCCATATATGCAGAATGGCCAAGGTGGATATACAGGCACTACTACAGGGGCGATTATTCGTTTTGCCAGCAATTATACATCCCCAACATCCTGGGATGTCGGTATCGATTCTGATTTGGGTACAGACACGTTCGGAATAAGTAGAGGAACAAGCAATTTCTTAAGCATCGCTAACAATGGAACCGTGACCATCCCAGGTACGCTAATGATAAATGGAGCTGAAGCTGCAAGTTTGAAAACACATAATGCAACAGTGACAGATGGCTGGTATCGTATTGCAAGTGACGGGCCTACGAGCGATGGAGGAACAGGTGGGCATACAGCCTACGGAAGGTTTGTAGTATGGTCATATGAGTCGGATAGGCATTGTCAGGCAGAGTTCACTGCAGGATATGATTATAGTCGTTCTGCTACTTCTCCAACTGTTATTCTCAATAGTAACAACTGTTATAACGGTACCGATACTCCAATCACGGCTATACGAGCAGTTGCAGGAGACGCGTACGAGGGGGCAGCGGTAGAAGTCTACATTGATGTTACCACTAGTGCAAGTGTAGGATATCAAATATATGATGAGGCAAATGCTAGTCCTGCAACCAATGGGAATGGAGCTTGGACTCCTGTAGACTGGACTGCCGGAAGCGTATGGACCGGGGCGGGAGCCACTACCGTAAACATTGCTTCCACTGACGCAGTGATCGGAATGGCTTCAGGCTCGAGTGCTACAGATGAGTTTTACATTAATAGAAACGGCGTAGGAATCTTTTCTAACGGTATTTATAATCAAACCGCAGATGGAGAACTTGGTGCCAGTGCCAACTTTGTTTTCCGTGACACAGGAGACTCATGGCTAAGACTGCGTACTGCTTCAGGAGGTAGTACTTATGCTGATCTGGCAGTTGGTGACCTAAATGTTGCCGGTAACATTACTGCACTACAAACATTATCTTTCGCAAGCGGTAATACATTGACTTCCCAACCGACGGGGGATTACGGTTCAATACAGGTAAACGGAGGCGGAAAAGGGGCATGGGAAGGTTATAGCATCGATGGGCGCGCGGTATTTATGCACAACGGAACGACGGAAACAGGTATCTATAATGATGTTGAAAATGAGTGGCTATTCCACGGTACCCATAATGCAGGTTCAATTATGTACTATAACGGAGCAGCCCGGGTAACTACAACCTCAGGAGGAGCTACAATTACCGGGGATGGTAATGCAACAGGAGATCTGACTGCAGGTGTCGGATTGGGTGTCGCAAACACGACTTCGACTACAGGATACGGTCTTTCTCTCTATGGAGGCGCAACTGCCGGGGCTCCGACTTACGGCATGATGTTTGCCGGAACGGCAACATTCGGAGGGCATGGAGGAGTTTCCGGGAGTGACTGGGCGACTTATCTTACCATGAGCAATACCACAACCCGAGGATGGATTTTCAGACGGGGATCAACCAATGTCGCGAGTATCGCAGGAAACGGGACCTTATATACAAATGGAATTATTAATGCCGGAAGCAATATTACGGCAGGAGGTCACTTGTATGTAGGCGGAGGGACATCGTATTACTTCAGTTCGGCGGGATTGGTAAACGCCGCTCATTTGCGCTCGACAACCTATCTCCAGGTCGGATCAACTGCCGAGCAAGGGCTCTACTATGATATCAACTCAAATGACTTGGACGTGGGAGGATTACTTGCCCAAGATGGGACAGTGACTGTCAAGGATAGAAATGGAGTAGCACGTCTTGAGATAGATACTGACACTTCATATGCACGTCTAAAATTGCAGATGCAAACCAGTAACAACATTGGTGTTTGTCATGTTGTTAACGGATCATTTAGAGAAATCGTTGACTGTAGCAGTGCCCCGACTGATTTGGCAGAAAATTTCAGCACAGTAGATGCAAGTATAGAAGCAGGTGATTTAGTTATTGGTGATGGTCAGTCAAAAGTCATCCCAGAGCCAAATACACCTGGGAAAATTACAACAAAAGCATCAATTAAGAAAACAGACATGAGATACGATGACAATATCCTCGGTATCATCTCTACAGATCCCAATCAATTATACGGAGATGACGGGGTATTTGATCCGTCTGAGAATCCTGTACCGGTCTCTCTGGCAGGACGGGTACCCACTAAAGTTTCACTGGAGAACGGGCCTATACGTACGGGTGACTACATCACTTCATCATCTACTCCCGGTGTGGGAATGAAAGCTACCCGGGCAGGACGAGTAGTCGGTATTGCTCTTCAGGATTTCACGGGAGGTAGTGGAAACAACCAGTTCGGAAAGATTGTCGTTTTTGTCAATCCGACCTGGTATGATCCGTCAACGAAACTCAATTCAGCCGGAGAGCTGTCGATTAATGCAGATAATGGATTGTATAGTGTCAAGAATAGTACTGATAATACAACGTTTGATAATTCCAACGCCGCAAAAGAAATGATTGCTGCATATCTTAAAACAGGGAAAATTACGACTACTGATCTGAGTGTAGCCGGAAAAGCTGAATTTACCAATCTTCAAGTAAATAATTTCAAGGTTGGAGGGAAAACACTGAATCAGTATATTGAAGATTCTGTTGTGACAGGACAGGTCTTTACGAGCCTTGATGATCAACTTACAGCTCAAGAAACTCAGATTGCACAACTTGATCTTGAGAGCAACATCTTGAGTACCTCTGTCGCTTCGCAGTCAGCCTCATTAAGTACTGTTACCGCCAGGCTGGATCAGATTGAGCAGGCCACGAATGATACGGAAGCGGTTATAACGTCCCTTCAAGATAGAATTGCAGCTCTGGAAACGATGTTTGCTAACAACATGTCCACAAATTCCGCAATGCTCTTTACAGAGAGTCCATCTGCTACCGTGTCAGCAAGTATTGCCCGGTCAATCACGGATACTGAAGTCATCTTCGACAAGAAGCTCATCGCGGAAGATGATGTGACTATATTAGGTAAGCTCAATACATCAGATATTGGTGTGACCGGAACCATCTCAAGCGGGCTATTGACCATCAACGGATTCAATGATGAAATGGCGACTCCGTCTGCTACGATTTCAACACTCGGAGGAGTACTCAGCCTGCAGCATGACGGTATGAACGGAATTGAATTTATTGCAGGGAAAGTAGCCATTGATGTCAACGGTAATGTCCTGGTTCGTGAAGGAGATGTGGAGATAGAGAACGGTGATCTGGTGCTTCGAAAAGGAAGTATTAAGGGAAGCACCAGTATTCGCGGAATCGATGTACCTGTCACGGCAGGAGCTACGGAGATAACAGTGACATTTACTGACGTGAATGATACTGATACCTATGCAATCAGTGTGTTGCCGACATGGTTTACCAATATTATCGTCCAGGACAAGACAATAGACGGATTCAAGATATTGTTCGACAGACCGGCGCCGGTTGATGCCACTCTTGACTGGCTTATTGTGGAATAAGAGTGTACGACAAAAAGAAACAGATAGGGTATACTAAAAGCCTTAGTTACGATTTATTCAATTAATACATGATCACAACTGTTAAAAAGCTAAAAAATGGACTGCCTGTTATCTTTGTCGATACGGAGGCTTTTCCCTCTGTAACGACCATGATTCTTGTGGGAGCAGGTTCTCGTTTTGAAACGCCGGAAAACAACGGAATTGCTCACTTTTTCGAACATATGGCATTCAAAGGTTCAAAAAAATATCCTACGGCTTTTGATATCTCTTCAAAAATAGAGGGATTAGGAGGGGCTTTTAATGCATTTACAGCAAAAGACCATACAGGGTATTATGTCAAAGCACCCGTGTCTCACTTCTCAGAAGTGGCGGATGTACTTTCCGATATGCTTCTGCACTCGACGCTGGATCAGGGAGAAATCGACCGTGAAAAAAATGTCATTGTGGAGGAGATAAACATGTATGAAGATATGCCGTCCCGAAAAGTATCCGATGTTTTTGATGAGATGATTTTTGCCGGTCATCCCTTATCCTACGATATAGCAGGAAGCGAAAAAACGGTACGATCATTTACCCGCAAGACATTTACCGATTATATTGACGAGCTGTATCATCCGAACAATGCCGTGGTCATAGTAGCGGGCGGTCTTGATACGAAAACGGTGGGGATTGAAAAATATCTTGGGATAATTGAGGAGAAATTCGGTTCATGGGACAAAACCGGCAAAACAAAACAAAATCCCTTCGTTTCGAAACAGCAAAAACCTTCTATTATTGTCCGCTACAAAAAAACCGAACAGGCACACTTCTGCTTAGGATATCGTGCCTTTCCCTTCTCAGATCCCCGCAGACATGCCCTTACTGTCTTGAGCGGTATCTTGGGAGGGGGAATGTCGTCACGCTTGTTTATAGAGGTGAGAGAGAGGCGTGGATTGTGTTATTACGTCTCAACAGGTCGTGAATTGTATGAGGATACGGGATATATGGTCACTCAGGCAGGAGTAACCAATAATATAAGTCAGGTCAATGAAGCAATCGAGGTAATACTCAAGGAGCATAACAAGATTGCAAAAGGGGATGTCAGCAAAGAAGAGCTGGTAAAAGCGAAGGAGCTCTTAAAAGGTCGATTGTTACTGTCTCTAGAAGATTCCTACCGTGTTGCATCACTTCAAGGTTCAAGATATCTCTTTGAAAATCATACAATTGAACCTGAAGAAATTATTGCACTAATAGATAAAGTGACCGGAGAGGAGATTACAGCAGTGGCGTCTGATCTGTTTCGAGAAGATCGTTTAAATATTGCATTGATCGGACCGTATCACAAGAAAGATATTACAATCTAAATCCAATGATAGAATCGTATATATTTATTTTAGGGCTCTTTTTCGGTTCATTTCTGAATGTACTTGCAGACAGATTGCCGAACGGAAGGACATTGCTTGGACGTTCAAAATGTGATTCATGTTCGCATGAATTATCGTGGAGAGATCTTATACCAATTATTTCATTTATTGAAATAAAGGGAAAATGTCGTTATTGTAAAGCCCCATTGTCTATACAATACCCATTAAGCGAATTATTTACTGGCGTAATATTTTTGCTGACGTGGATTTTATCAAATCAGTGGTATCATTCAGAAATCCTGCATCTAATCCATATTGCGATTGCTTCTGTATTGATTGTGATGATGCTGAGTGATCTGCGTTACCAGATTATTCCGGATTCTATGCAGGTAATATTGCTAGTGCTCGGCATAATAAGGCTTATCTTCTTGGGAATGCTCCAGCAGGAGATGAATATTCTCGGATGGACTCAATTTGCGGGTTGGGCGATTCTTCATGGAGTCATTGTTATGGCGCCATTGCTAACTGTTTATTTGATCACGAAAGGACGCGGAATGGGATTTGGAGATGTGAAGTTTTCATTTACGAGCGGCTTCATTCTGGGGTTGTGGTCAGGTCTTGGGGCTCTGTACATAGGATTTATAACAGGGGGAATTGTGGGGGTATATTTAATTTTATCGCGGCGAGGAAAACCGAAATCAAAAATTGCATTTGGCCCTTTTTTAATTTTAGGATTTTATATAATGCTTTTTTTTGAACATGACGTCATATTTTGGATAGGCAGATTATATGGATTTTAGCTCTAAATAGGGGAAGTTGTATACTATTTGTGAATAGGTATTTTTCCTATCCCATAAGCTCAAAGCTGAAGTACTGCATAGGCCATAGCAAGACCACCAGCACACATTACCGCCATGACTAATCCATGAAAGAGCATGTTCCTATGAATAATCTTCGACGCAAGAGGATTCCTTCCCAGAGCCTCAACTTCTTTCTTTGAAATCTGGATATAGTAGATTATGCTGCCAGTAAAGGATATAACGGCAATAAGACCGGCACTGATATACTTCACATATTTTAAAAAGG is a window of Candidatus Roizmanbacteria bacterium DNA encoding:
- a CDS encoding transposase, producing the protein MSKWGGDQLRVIRSYDWQYNRDLMKKIRSLSDYNQSDVAQIRNDVLTFAEKYGIQAAVDAYGISRRTLFRWRKRRRDSEGQLDSLIPETTKPKTPRRMETHPKVISFIKEIREQYFCLGKEKIKPLLDEYCLQEGISTISESTIGKVIKRHNLQRKTYRIYHNPASGFAKRKVKYRQKVKRSPKVEDTGYIEIDTITKFVHGIKLYVFNAVDIKLKFQFSYGYSKLNSRNGADFMRRLELVYPIQDGIKTIQTDNGLEYLGNFHDYLEENNIPHLFIYPRCPKINAFIERANRTLQEEFMNPYIYTKWTGIGSFNRHLIEYLVWYNTKRVHKSLNNISPMDYLLSILPKECHMYGTHTRPILLFGFILE
- a CDS encoding insulinase family protein — translated: MITTVKKLKNGLPVIFVDTEAFPSVTTMILVGAGSRFETPENNGIAHFFEHMAFKGSKKYPTAFDISSKIEGLGGAFNAFTAKDHTGYYVKAPVSHFSEVADVLSDMLLHSTLDQGEIDREKNVIVEEINMYEDMPSRKVSDVFDEMIFAGHPLSYDIAGSEKTVRSFTRKTFTDYIDELYHPNNAVVIVAGGLDTKTVGIEKYLGIIEEKFGSWDKTGKTKQNPFVSKQQKPSIIVRYKKTEQAHFCLGYRAFPFSDPRRHALTVLSGILGGGMSSRLFIEVRERRGLCYYVSTGRELYEDTGYMVTQAGVTNNISQVNEAIEVILKEHNKIAKGDVSKEELVKAKELLKGRLLLSLEDSYRVASLQGSRYLFENHTIEPEEIIALIDKVTGEEITAVASDLFREDRLNIALIGPYHKKDITI
- a CDS encoding prepilin peptidase, translating into MIESYIFILGLFFGSFLNVLADRLPNGRTLLGRSKCDSCSHELSWRDLIPIISFIEIKGKCRYCKAPLSIQYPLSELFTGVIFLLTWILSNQWYHSEILHLIHIAIASVLIVMMLSDLRYQIIPDSMQVILLVLGIIRLIFLGMLQQEMNILGWTQFAGWAILHGVIVMAPLLTVYLITKGRGMGFGDVKFSFTSGFILGLWSGLGALYIGFITGGIVGVYLILSRRGKPKSKIAFGPFLILGFYIMLFFEHDVIFWIGRLYGF